In one window of Mus pahari chromosome 3, PAHARI_EIJ_v1.1, whole genome shotgun sequence DNA:
- the LOC110318925 gene encoding olfactory receptor 50-like, with protein MRSDNESTVSEFILLGLPIRAEDQGLYSVLFLAMYLTTVLGNLLIILLIRLDSHLHTPMYFFLSHLAFTDISFSSVTAPKMLMNMLTHSQSISYAGCVSQVYFFSTFTDLDSFLLTSMAYDRYVAICHPLHYNTIMSQNLCVLLVVMSWALSSANALVHTLLLARLSHFRNNTIPHYFCEPSALLSLSSSDTTINEMVILPLGTLVITLPFICILVSYGRIGVTILRTPSIKGICKALSTCGSHLSVVCLYYGAIIGLYLVPSSNNTNDKDVIVAVIYSLVTPMVNPFIYSLRNRDIKGALRNILNRRLCPQW; from the coding sequence atgAGGAGTGATAATGAGAGCACTGTGTCTGAGTTCATCCTCCTGGGGCTCCCCATTCGAGCAGAGGACCAAGGCCTGTACTCTGTCCTGTTCCTGGCCATGTACCTGACAACTGTGCTGGGGAACCTGCTCATCATCCTACTCATCAGGCTGGACTCtcacctccacacccccatgtacttcttcctcagccactTGGCCTTCACagacatttctttctcatcagtCACAGCTCCAAAGATGCTCATGAATATGCTGACACACAGTCAATCCATCTCATACGCTGGGTGTGTTTCCCAGGTATactttttttcaacttttactGATCTTGacagttttcttctgacctccatggcctatgacaggtatgtggccatctgccACCCTCTGCACTATAACACCATCATGAGTCAGAACCTCTGCGTCCTTTTAGTAGTAATGTCCTGGGCCTTATCCTCTGCCAATGCCCTTGTGCACACCCTTCTCTTGGCTCGCCTATCTCATTTTAGAAATAATACCATTCCCCACTACTTCTGTGAACCCTCTGCCTTATTGAGCCTGTCGAGCTCAGACACCACCATCAATGAGATGGTCATCCTTCCTTTAGGTACTCTAGTCATTACCCTGCCATTCATATGCATCCTGGTCTCTTATGGCCGAATTGGAGTCACCATTCTAAGAACTCCATCCATCAAGGGAATCTGCAAAGCCTTGTCCACATGTGGTTCTCACCTCTCCGTTGTTTGTCTGTACTATGGAGCTATTATTGGGCTTTACCTAGTCCCCTCATCTAATAACACCAATGACAAGGATGTCATTGTGGCTGTGATATATAGTCTGGTCACACCTATGGTGAATCCCTTTATCTATAGTCTGAGGAATCGGGATATAAAAGGAGCATTGAGAAATATTCTCAACAGGAGACTGTGTCCACAGTGGTAA